Proteins encoded in a region of the Zunongwangia endophytica genome:
- a CDS encoding DUF4199 domain-containing protein, with translation MKKFKVEVKWGITFVIAQLIWITFEKVMGWHDENIDVQGVYSLFFAVIAFLIYYAALKEKRDKYFTNEEFGWQQGFMSGVILTGVITILTPLIQYFAITVISPDYLQNMIEFSEQQGMTAENAETMHSTKMYLFMQIFNALAMGIVTGAIVALITRKKE, from the coding sequence ATGAAAAAATTTAAGGTTGAAGTAAAATGGGGGATCACTTTTGTGATCGCTCAACTTATCTGGATTACTTTTGAAAAAGTAATGGGCTGGCATGATGAGAATATTGATGTACAAGGTGTGTATTCATTATTTTTTGCTGTGATAGCTTTTTTAATTTATTACGCGGCTTTGAAAGAAAAGCGTGATAAATACTTTACAAATGAAGAATTTGGATGGCAACAGGGATTTATGAGCGGCGTTATACTTACTGGCGTAATTACCATTCTTACTCCGCTAATTCAGTATTTTGCGATTACAGTAATTAGTCCAGATTATTTACAGAACATGATCGAATTTTCTGAACAACAGGGCATGACCGCAGAAAACGCTGAAACGATGCATAGCACAAAAATGTATCTATTTATGCAGATTTTTAATGCGCTTGCTATGGGAATAGTGACCGGAGCGATTGTGGCCTTAATTACTAGAAAAAAAGAGTAA
- a CDS encoding peptidoglycan DD-metalloendopeptidase family protein → MQSMKANFAEYISGLTAGFTPVVGGDLKQEDFIAIDLSANNPELLKLEQLSSEAFSFFIEHNLKVAGKKAAFGGYNEVRKLYQRSRLFNKNVDEFLNRNIHIGLDIWTAEGTDVLAVLDGKIHSFKDNTNFGDYGPTIIVEHNFQEETFYSLYGHLSRNSLKNIEVGQQVQAQSKIAELGAAEENGDYAPHLHFQIIRDIQGNNGDYPGVASKKDLDFYLENCPDPNLLLKI, encoded by the coding sequence ATGCAATCTATGAAGGCTAATTTTGCTGAATACATTTCCGGGTTAACTGCAGGTTTTACTCCAGTTGTAGGAGGCGATCTTAAACAGGAAGATTTTATTGCTATCGACTTGTCTGCAAATAATCCGGAACTTTTAAAATTAGAGCAGCTTTCTTCGGAAGCGTTTTCATTCTTCATAGAGCACAATCTAAAAGTTGCTGGTAAAAAGGCAGCTTTTGGCGGTTATAATGAGGTAAGAAAACTTTACCAGCGTAGCCGGCTTTTCAATAAAAACGTAGATGAATTTTTAAACCGAAATATCCATATTGGTCTTGATATTTGGACAGCTGAAGGTACCGATGTTCTCGCTGTTTTAGATGGGAAAATTCATAGTTTTAAGGATAATACCAATTTTGGTGATTACGGGCCTACGATTATTGTAGAACATAACTTTCAGGAAGAAACTTTCTACTCCTTGTATGGACATTTAAGTAGAAATTCTTTAAAAAATATTGAAGTAGGGCAGCAGGTACAAGCGCAATCTAAAATAGCCGAATTGGGTGCTGCGGAAGAAAACGGAGATTACGCACCACATTTACATTTTCAAATCATAAGAGATATACAGGGAAATAATGGCGATTATCCAGGAGTTGCCTCTAAAAAAGATTTAGATTTTTATCTTGAGAATTGTCCAGACCCTAATTTATTGCTGAAGATATAA
- a CDS encoding ABC transporter ATP-binding protein yields MSSKVIEIRNIIRNFPLGQEIVKVLKGIDLDIDRGEYVAFMGPSGSGKSTLMNLLGCLDTPTGGSYILNGKDVSQMTDSDLAEVRNKEIGFVFQTFNLLPRTTALDNVALPMIYAGASKADRKKRAEEVLTNVGLGDRMDHKPNQLSGGQRQRVAVGRALVNKPSIILADEPTGNLDSKTSVEIMNLFDEIHAAGNTVILVTHEEDIAEHAHRIIRLRDGVIESDTRKEVVSSQNI; encoded by the coding sequence ATGAGCAGTAAGGTAATCGAAATTAGAAACATCATTCGTAACTTTCCTTTGGGACAGGAGATTGTAAAAGTGCTAAAAGGCATCGATTTGGATATCGATCGAGGTGAATATGTCGCTTTTATGGGACCTTCTGGTTCGGGAAAATCAACCTTAATGAATCTTTTAGGCTGCTTAGATACACCAACCGGCGGTTCGTATATCCTAAACGGAAAAGATGTAAGCCAAATGACCGATAGCGATCTTGCTGAAGTTCGTAATAAAGAAATTGGCTTTGTTTTTCAAACATTTAACCTTTTACCGCGAACTACTGCATTAGATAACGTGGCACTTCCTATGATTTATGCTGGTGCATCTAAAGCCGATCGTAAAAAAAGAGCTGAAGAAGTTTTAACCAATGTTGGGCTTGGTGATCGTATGGATCATAAACCTAATCAACTTTCTGGTGGGCAGCGCCAACGTGTTGCTGTGGGAAGAGCCTTGGTTAACAAACCTTCTATCATTCTTGCCGATGAACCGACGGGAAACCTGGATTCTAAAACCTCGGTAGAGATCATGAATCTTTTTGATGAAATACATGCTGCCGGAAATACCGTAATCCTTGTAACTCACGAAGAAGATATTGCAGAGCACGCACATAGAATTATTAGACTTCGTGATGGTGTTATTGAAAGTGATACTAGAAAAGAAGTAGTGAGTAGTCAGAATATATAA
- the secA gene encoding preprotein translocase subunit SecA, with protein MSFLESVLKVFVGDKSKKDVKEIQPIVNKIKALEADFEALSLDELRAKTTQFKSKIAEALKDVNQQIENLENEADTSDDITRKEDIYAEIDGLKDKSYEISEGVLNEILPEAFATVKETAKRFAHNPKLEVTASAYDREISAEKDYVNLQDDKAIWNNSWDAAGKPVTWDMIHYDVQLIGGVAMHQGKIAEMQTGEGKTLVATLPVYLNALTGNGVHLVTVNDYLAKRDSAWMAPIFEFHGLSVDCVDYHRPNSASRRKAYNADITYGTNNEFGFDYLRDNMSHAPDDLVQRPHNYAIVDEVDSVLIDDARTPLIISGPIPKGDVHEFDQLKPAVANIFEIQRKKATEFLQAAKKLIAEGDQKEGGMQLLRAYRALPKNKALIKYLSQEGNKQLLQKTENHYMQDNNREMHKVDAELYFTIEEKNNQIDLTDKGIEHLSGQNDPNFFVLPEIGMEIAKIEKEGLSKEEEAEKKEELFRDYSVKSERIHTLRQLLKAYTLFEKDTEYVVMDNKVKIVDEQTGRIMDGRRYSDGLHQAIEAKENVKIEDATQTFATVTLQNYFRMYRKLSGMTGTAVTEAGEFWEIYELDVVEIPTNRPIARNDKDDLVYKTKREKYNAVIDDVTELSRAGRPVLIGTTSVEISELLSRMLKLRNVPHNVLNAKLHKKEADIVAEAGNGGIVTIATNMAGRGTDIKLSKEVKEAGGLAIIGTERHDSRRVDRQLRGRAGRQGNPGSSQFYASLEDNLMRLFGSERIAKLMDRMGLEEGEVIQHGMISKSIERAQKKVEENNFGIRKRLLEYDDVMNAQREVIYKRRYHALYGERLRVDLANMIFDISELISETNKMANDYKNFEFELIRYFSMSSPISEADFGKMNTEKITAEVYKAAYEHYQEKTKHSAARAYPVIQQVYEDESNNFERISVPFSDGQKTLQVVTNLEKAYESEGAQLIKDFEKNITLAIIDDAWKTHLRKMDELKQSVQLAVHEQKDPLLIYKFEAFELFKAMLEDVNRDVIGFLFKGEIPEGNMSNIHEARKRRQEKVEVSKEEIQNLDERAAQTRAAGQAASAATQQKQRPQVTETITREQPKIGRNDKIVIKHVTRGENKTVKYKQAIPLLESGQWVFVKKAE; from the coding sequence ATGAGTTTTTTAGAATCTGTATTAAAAGTATTTGTTGGCGACAAATCCAAAAAGGATGTCAAAGAAATACAACCAATCGTAAATAAAATTAAAGCGCTTGAAGCTGATTTTGAGGCATTAAGTTTGGATGAGCTTCGCGCTAAAACTACTCAGTTTAAATCAAAAATTGCAGAGGCTTTAAAAGATGTAAATCAACAGATTGAAAATCTTGAAAATGAAGCTGATACTTCTGATGATATTACGCGTAAAGAAGATATTTACGCTGAAATCGACGGATTAAAAGATAAATCTTACGAAATCTCAGAGGGTGTTTTAAACGAGATTTTACCAGAGGCTTTCGCCACGGTAAAAGAAACAGCAAAACGCTTTGCTCATAATCCAAAATTAGAAGTTACTGCTTCTGCTTATGATCGCGAGATTTCTGCAGAGAAAGATTACGTAAATCTTCAGGACGATAAAGCGATATGGAACAACTCTTGGGATGCTGCCGGTAAACCGGTAACCTGGGATATGATTCACTACGATGTGCAGTTAATTGGTGGTGTAGCGATGCACCAGGGTAAAATTGCCGAGATGCAAACTGGGGAAGGTAAAACACTTGTTGCCACACTTCCTGTTTATCTTAATGCACTTACCGGTAATGGGGTTCACCTGGTAACTGTTAACGATTATCTGGCAAAACGTGATAGTGCCTGGATGGCACCTATTTTTGAATTTCATGGATTGAGTGTAGATTGTGTAGACTATCACCGTCCTAATTCAGCTTCACGTAGAAAAGCTTACAACGCAGATATTACTTACGGAACAAATAACGAATTTGGTTTCGATTATCTTAGAGATAACATGTCTCACGCTCCAGACGATTTGGTGCAGCGTCCTCATAATTATGCGATTGTGGATGAGGTGGATTCGGTTTTAATCGATGATGCTCGTACTCCGTTAATTATTTCAGGACCTATTCCTAAAGGAGATGTGCACGAATTTGATCAGCTAAAACCAGCTGTTGCTAATATTTTTGAAATTCAGCGTAAAAAAGCAACCGAATTTCTACAGGCTGCTAAAAAACTAATTGCTGAAGGAGATCAAAAAGAAGGCGGAATGCAACTTCTACGTGCTTATAGAGCGCTTCCGAAGAATAAAGCATTAATTAAGTATTTAAGTCAGGAAGGTAATAAACAATTACTACAGAAGACTGAGAATCATTACATGCAGGATAACAACCGCGAAATGCATAAGGTTGATGCCGAATTGTACTTTACTATCGAAGAAAAAAATAACCAGATCGATCTTACCGATAAAGGTATCGAACATCTTTCTGGACAAAATGATCCTAACTTTTTCGTCTTACCAGAAATTGGTATGGAAATCGCCAAAATCGAAAAGGAAGGTCTTTCTAAAGAAGAAGAAGCAGAGAAAAAAGAAGAGCTTTTCCGCGATTATAGCGTGAAAAGTGAACGTATCCATACACTAAGACAGCTTTTAAAAGCCTACACTCTATTCGAAAAAGATACCGAATATGTGGTAATGGATAATAAAGTAAAAATCGTAGACGAGCAAACCGGTCGTATTATGGACGGGCGTCGTTATAGCGATGGTTTACACCAGGCGATCGAAGCTAAAGAAAATGTAAAAATTGAAGATGCTACGCAAACTTTTGCTACCGTAACCCTTCAAAATTACTTTAGAATGTACCGCAAACTTTCAGGAATGACGGGTACTGCGGTTACTGAAGCTGGTGAATTTTGGGAGATTTACGAATTAGATGTTGTTGAAATTCCTACCAACCGCCCAATTGCCAGAAACGATAAAGATGATCTTGTTTACAAAACGAAACGAGAAAAATATAATGCGGTAATCGATGATGTAACCGAGCTTTCCAGAGCTGGAAGACCGGTGCTTATTGGTACAACTTCCGTAGAAATTTCTGAGCTTTTAAGTAGAATGCTTAAACTTAGAAACGTTCCTCACAACGTTCTGAATGCGAAATTGCATAAAAAAGAGGCAGATATTGTTGCTGAAGCTGGTAACGGTGGTATTGTAACAATTGCTACCAACATGGCTGGTCGTGGTACCGATATTAAACTTTCTAAAGAAGTAAAAGAAGCTGGTGGTTTAGCGATTATTGGTACAGAACGTCACGATTCTCGTCGTGTCGATCGCCAGTTAAGAGGTCGTGCTGGTCGTCAGGGAAATCCAGGTAGTTCACAGTTCTACGCATCGTTAGAAGATAACTTGATGCGTTTGTTTGGATCTGAAAGAATTGCCAAGCTTATGGACCGTATGGGTCTGGAAGAAGGCGAAGTGATTCAGCATGGAATGATTTCTAAATCTATCGAAAGAGCACAGAAAAAAGTTGAAGAAAATAACTTTGGTATTCGTAAACGTCTATTAGAATATGATGATGTAATGAATGCGCAACGTGAGGTTATTTACAAACGTCGTTACCATGCTTTATACGGTGAGCGTTTACGAGTAGACCTTGCTAATATGATATTCGATATTTCTGAATTAATTTCTGAAACGAATAAAATGGCGAACGATTACAAGAATTTCGAATTCGAATTGATTCGTTATTTCTCTATGAGTTCTCCAATTTCTGAAGCTGACTTCGGAAAAATGAATACGGAAAAAATAACTGCTGAAGTTTACAAAGCAGCTTACGAGCATTATCAGGAGAAAACTAAACACAGCGCCGCTCGTGCTTATCCTGTAATCCAACAAGTTTACGAAGATGAAAGCAACAATTTTGAGCGTATTTCGGTTCCATTTAGTGATGGCCAAAAAACGCTTCAAGTAGTAACTAATCTTGAAAAAGCTTACGAATCTGAAGGAGCTCAGCTTATCAAAGATTTCGAGAAAAATATTACACTTGCAATTATCGATGATGCTTGGAAAACGCATCTTCGTAAGATGGATGAGTTAAAACAAAGTGTTCAGTTAGCGGTACACGAGCAAAAAGATCCATTATTGATTTACAAATTCGAAGCATTTGAATTATTTAAAGCGATGCTGGAAGATGTAAATCGTGATGTAATTGGATTCTTGTTTAAAGGAGAAATTCCTGAAGGAAATATGTCTAATATTCACGAAGCAAGAAAACGCCGTCAGGAAAAAGTTGAAGTTTCTAAAGAGGAAATTCAGAATTTAGATGAGCGTGCTGCTCAAACTCGTGCGGCAGGACAAGCTGCAAGTGCTGCAACGCAACAGAAACAGCGCCCCCAGGTAACTGAAACTATTACTCGCGAACAACCAAAAATTGGTCGTAATGATAAAATAGTAATTAAACATGTTACTAGAGGTGAAAATAAAACGGTAAAATATAAGCAAGCTATTCCATTACTGGAAAGCGGACAATGGGTTTTCGTTAAAAAAGCGGAATAA
- a CDS encoding O-methyltransferase, with product MHQLKAYIKFLLASQNQHGLHSPFVYDLVTNCFYDKNKYPEYQQIKEYKVDLLKNTSEIEVTDFGAGSRVFKSNKRKVTEIAKVAGITSKKVKFLFRITKYLQLKDCLELGTSLGIASAAIASVENANLITLEGCPQTAKIAKQQFDKFGFKNIQSKIGEFDNYLSNLSQSSKFDFIYFDGNHQKTATLHYFEALLKTAHNNSVFIFDDIHLSEEMEEAWEEIQDHPAVQVTVDTFYLGLVFFRSEQAKQHFKIRL from the coding sequence TTGCATCAATTAAAAGCTTATATAAAATTTCTACTTGCTTCGCAAAATCAGCATGGATTGCATTCTCCTTTTGTATACGATTTGGTGACTAATTGTTTTTACGATAAAAATAAATATCCTGAATACCAACAAATCAAAGAATACAAAGTTGATCTTCTAAAAAACACTTCTGAAATTGAAGTCACCGATTTTGGTGCTGGTAGTCGAGTTTTTAAAAGCAATAAAAGAAAGGTTACTGAAATTGCTAAAGTCGCTGGAATTACTTCAAAAAAGGTTAAATTTTTATTCCGTATTACGAAATATCTTCAGCTTAAAGATTGTCTGGAACTTGGTACAAGTTTGGGTATTGCTTCCGCAGCAATTGCTTCCGTAGAAAATGCAAATTTAATAACTTTAGAAGGCTGTCCCCAAACTGCGAAAATCGCCAAGCAGCAATTCGACAAATTTGGCTTCAAAAATATTCAGTCTAAAATTGGTGAATTTGACAACTATTTATCAAATCTCTCCCAATCCTCTAAGTTTGATTTCATCTATTTCGATGGTAATCATCAAAAAACAGCCACCCTTCACTATTTTGAAGCGCTGCTTAAAACGGCGCATAATAATTCCGTTTTTATTTTTGATGACATTCATCTTTCCGAAGAAATGGAAGAAGCTTGGGAAGAAATTCAAGATCATCCCGCAGTGCAGGTAACTGTAGATACGTTTTATTTGGGACTTGTTTTCTTCCGTAGCGAACAGGCTAAGCAACATTTTAAAATTAGATTGTAA
- a CDS encoding DUF2795 domain-containing protein encodes MYWTLELASYLSDAPWPATKDELIDYAIRTGAPLEVVENLQAIEDEGDSYDSIEEIWPDYPTDEDYLWNEDEY; translated from the coding sequence ATGTACTGGACTTTAGAATTAGCATCTTATCTTAGTGATGCACCATGGCCGGCAACCAAAGATGAGTTAATTGATTATGCCATTAGAACAGGAGCACCACTAGAGGTTGTAGAAAACCTTCAGGCCATAGAAGATGAAGGTGACTCGTATGATTCTATAGAAGAAATATGGCCCGACTATCCAACAGATGAAGATTATCTGTGGAATGAAGATGAATATTAA
- a CDS encoding cob(I)yrinic acid a,c-diamide adenosyltransferase: MKIYTKTGDKGTTALFGGTRVPKHHIRIESYGTVDELNAHIGLIRDQKIDTKTAEVLLDIQHKLFTVGSILATDPEKATLKNGKSRLNIPRITEEHIHLLETEMDRMNEELPEMTHFVLPGGHQSVSFCHIARCVCRRAERLSTALYNEEPFDDEVLKYLNRLSDYLFVLARLLTKQLQAEEIKWIPEKS, encoded by the coding sequence ATGAAAATTTATACTAAAACTGGCGATAAAGGCACGACTGCATTATTTGGAGGCACTCGTGTCCCGAAGCATCATATTCGCATCGAGAGCTACGGAACAGTAGACGAACTTAATGCTCATATTGGCTTAATTCGAGATCAAAAAATAGATACCAAAACCGCTGAAGTTTTATTAGATATCCAGCATAAATTGTTTACAGTGGGGTCGATTTTAGCTACAGATCCTGAAAAAGCGACGCTAAAAAATGGCAAATCTCGCTTAAATATTCCCAGAATTACCGAAGAACACATTCATCTATTAGAAACTGAAATGGATCGAATGAACGAGGAACTTCCCGAAATGACCCATTTTGTGCTACCGGGAGGGCATCAAAGCGTGTCATTCTGTCACATAGCCAGGTGTGTTTGTCGCCGCGCAGAACGCTTAAGTACAGCACTATATAATGAAGAGCCTTTTGATGATGAAGTGCTAAAATACTTAAACCGACTCTCTGACTACCTGTTTGTGCTGGCACGACTATTGACCAAACAATTACAAGCTGAAGAAATTAAATGGATTCCTGAAAAATCATAA